AGTCAAGCAATCACCAGggagctgaaaatgaaaagactcAGTATCGatcatactgtaggtctaaAGCTAGGATGAAAGGGTGTGTAGAGCCTGTAAGATTAGAAAGGTTTAATTGTATTAGTTACCACATGTTCCAGAATCTTCCACAGAAACGGAAGATTAGAAATTGGGTCCTAATTGTTTAGCAGATTAGCATCAAGCTTAACAGTAAAGGAACACCACCAGATTGAAGAGATTCACAGATACTGTCTCTGACATCCATTGAAAGGAGCTCAGACACAGTGAGGGGACTGAACAGGTGTGATCTAGAGGCGGGCTTTGTTTTTGCAGGCGATTCACAGACATAGTAAGTTTTCAGCACTCATCAACCAACTGCACTGTCTTTCCATAGTACACCTATTTGCTCATCCAAGAGCCACATAATCACCAGTTCTTTGATGACAATGTCACTAAGAAAATTTAATTACCTTCACCATACCATACTGataaatgcaaaacattcaAAGAGCTGGTCCATTATTCTTCTCTCTCTAAACCCTTCCTAAACATTCTTAGCTAAATGATACATCGCCTCCAAATCAGAAGACGATTTGCACTGCTTAGGGGGTCTTCTTCTACAGATCCCCTCAAGGCTGGTGTCCACCCCTGGGTCCTCGAGCTTTCACCACAAGGGGAAACAAATGCCTCTAAGCCATAGAACTACGTAGCTGCCTCAATGACTGAGATGAACACGACACATCAACTTAGACTCAATCTCCtcaatttcaaatttcaaagaCCACAAAGAcctgggatttaaaaaaaaaaatggaaatgggaTGTAAAAGCTTTCCACACAGGGAAAGAGCTATCATCTACCAAACATTCCCAGGCACCCCACATTAATCTCCTGTTTCTACCCGACTCCCATGCTTTAGATCCAACGAACCATGAACTGGTGATCAGTTCACAGCTCTGCCTCTCTTTTCCCCCAGGTATCCAAAATACCACACCTTTAGGTCCAGTGAGATAACTATAAAGTCTAACAACCACTATTAGCCCAAAAGAGCTCTTGTACTAGGTCAAATGAATGACAGTCTTGTGTTTGAAGATGATATTTGTCATGGCAAATCGTAAAACGTGTATTATCAACATCCATCCACCCAATTTCTAACTGATTTATCCAATACACATGATCCAATGTCATGGAGAAGTTGGAGCgtattctggcaagcaacaggtacaagaTGGGATGCACCCTAGTGgggaggccagtccatcacagggcattgTCAACATGatgaacaaaattaaaacagtatGCTAAATCTTAATTTCCTTTACATAATATAACAGACTTTATATATGCCCTTGTATGAAATAAATGTTGTGAACTTAACTCTCTACATTAAGCTAAGGGCAGACAAATGGCACACATAAAGGGGATGGATAAACAGTTGGGCTTACTTTTGGGTGGCCATGGCTTTGGTGTCCATTCGTCCTTCGGTCTGGTGGAGATCTCATTAACTCTATCGTGGAACCGGGCCTTGTCAGACGTAAGGGTCTTGTAACtcttcagaaaaacaagaaataatatTGCTGTTATTATTTGCTTATAATTTAAGAGACACATTACCATTCAtatacaaaaatacttttacatttcatttgtcTTAATGTCAGTGCTAGAATAcactattttttaattgatactgtatgtctggcaGAAAAGGAAAGCAGTTACTGTTTGGATGAGTAAGCAGAGGGTTTGTTGAGCTACAAACATAGTAATTTCTATAAAAGGATGAGCAGAGTCATAGCACTGTGAAGACTGTTTAcaatacattttgcacttttttgtGGTTAATTTGTATATTAGGAAAATCTAattacagagacatttaaatGAGAGACCTGATATAAACTGATATAAAGCTGATACAGAGAACccagatttaaattaatttagctgATATAGACTGGTTTCAACAAGAATGCACTGAGGTATAGGCTTCATTAGTGACTCCAAATTAGAGCTGGGagataattcgataacgataattatcgcaatataattttcctcgatataattttaacaaaagattgataaatgttcgatatacagtgccttgcgaaagtattcggcccccttgaacttttcaaccttttgccacatttcaggcttcaaacaaagatataaattttttattttatgtgaagaatcaccaacaagtgggacacaattgtgaagtggaacgaaatctattggatttttgaaactttaactaataaaaaaaatgaaaagtggggcgtgcaaaattattcggcccccttgcgttaatactttgtagagccaccttttgctgcgattacagctgcaagtcgcttggggtatgtctctatcagttttgcacatcgagagactgaaattcttgcccattcttccttgcataacagctcgagctcagctaggttggatggagagcgtttgtgaacagcagttttcagctctttccacagattctcaattggattcaggtcttgactttgacttggccattcaaacacctggatacgtttatttgtaaaccattcctttgtagattttgctgtatgtttgggatcattgtcttgttggaagataaatctccgtcccagtttcaggtcttttgcagactccaacaggttttcatccagaatggtcctgtatttggctgcatccatcttcccctcaattttaaccatcttccctgtccctgctgaagaaaagcaggcccaaaccatgatgctgccaccaccgtgtttgacagtggggatggtgtgttgagggtgatgagctgtgttgcttttacgccaaacatatcgttttgcattgtggccaaaaagttcgattttggtttcatttgaccagagcaccttcttccacatgtttggggtgtctcccaggtggcttgtggcaaactttagacgagactttttatggatatctttgagaaatggctttcttcttgccactcttccataaaggccagatttgtgcagtgtaagactgattgttgtcctatggacagactctcccacctcagctgtagttctctgcagttcatccagagtgatcatgggcctcttggctgcatctctgatcagtcttctccttgtctgagctgaaagtttagagggacggccaggtcttggtagatttgcagtggtctgatactccttccatttcaagatgatcgcttgcacagtgctccttgggatgtttgaagcttgggaaatctttttgtatccaaatccggctttaaacttctccacaacagtattacggacctgcctggtgtgttccttggtcttcatgatgctctctgcgctttcaacagaaccttgagactatcacagagcaggtgcatttatacagagacttgattacacacaggtggattctatttatcaccatcagtcatttaggacaacattggatcattcagagatcctcgctgaacttctggagtgagtttgctgcactgaaagtaaaggggccgaataattttgcacgccccacttttcatttttttattagttaaaaaagtttcaaaaatccaatagatttcgttccacttcacaattgtgtcccacttgttggtgattcttcacataaaataaaaaatgtatatctttatgtttgaagcctgaaatgtggcaaaaggttgaaaagttcaagggggccgaatactttcgcaaggcactgtatgttaaTGCTTTGCGCATCATATGCGCGTGCTCGCACGTGTTGCAGACCAGGcagctaacagatttgtttaatgtttctgctgtttgacaagtgtttgttgtgttcttaaaataaaaagttgtttaatttactaattaactgtctggtttcttcaactttcacccaggagaaaaaaatctgcctttaaacttgaaagaaataatgatttgacatttatcgtgataattatcgatatggactgatatgaacattttaatcgtgataatgtttttggccatatcgcccagccctactcCAAATTGGGAAAGTATAAAATAGAGAATATAACCAGTGAATTCAGATTTaattacacagaaaaaaacatggagaTATAGACTTATACTTTCAAccttaaagtttgttttttcaacaatattttttttcaaagacataATTAATAGGTTAAATAGAAAGTTCTTTACTAAACATATTCTGAAAGTGACAAACAGTGGTTCACATGGCCTAAGAGCAATTTGCCCTGCTTCTCAGAGCCCAATAATAAATACAACAGGGAAATAAAGAGTACCAGTATTAAATGTTCttggcatattttaaatcacAAGCTCTTATTTTTAGCCAAAACGTTAGGAAAAACCCCTTTTAATGTAGAATATTTAGTCCCACAAAGCACTAAAACCACAAACCACTAAATGATAACTGCACTAAGGTTATGAACAGTGTAGCTCTCATTCTCACAAAATAGGTTTACGGTTATTAAGTTGTGATTAAAAGCGAGTCTAGCTCACTTTTTAAGGTTAAACAGTCAGGGCTATATATAATCATTTCTTGCTCTATTGGAGTGTGTACATTACCATACAaatcagttaattaaaaaaatcagtaaatgaTTTTTCTAAGTAATTCCACTGACTATTTTCCAAACCACATTCACGTGGTTGAACACAAAGTGGATGTTTCACTTCTGCACTATATTTTTAAAgacttcaatatactgtatactccatTGCATGCTTTTAAACACAGGAATCATACATAGTAAATTGCACCAGTGAAGGAGCCCCCGCAGAGGAGAATATAGATCAGGTTTGTTCCCGAGGAGCCAGGAACACCACCAGATGACATCTGTCGAGCAGGGACTGCAACAGGAAAGGCAGAAAACATCACAAAGTGATATGAAAAAGGCACATGACGGCTGTATCTTCTACAAGGAAAGACTCATATGTCAATACCAACCATATTCTTCAGAAAATCTTACAAGCAAGATTTAACAAAGTGTATTTTCTCAGGAGGAAACGTGAATGTCTGTAGCCATTTAGTCGTTTAACACACTCTTGCATGGCAGTTGCTCTCGAGGACCAGTAGTGTTATCCCTCTTAATATGCCTCCTGTCATCAGATATGGTCACTTTAGAAAACCCTTAAGAACTAGGATGATGAAAAGGACTATGGTATTTCACTTAGGCCAATACTGCAGCCCACTAATAAGGCCACAAGGATAAAGTAACTTACAAGGTTCTTCATTATACTCTCTGTGTAAGAGCAGGTTTTTTTTATCAACCAAGTGCAGAAGAAGTCACTGTTTTAAGAATGACCAAACAAACTTAATCTAATCTTATACAATATAAAACAGCTGACAATTAAAGTATAGTGGTGGTTTATCTTCTTTGTCATGCCAAGACTCCTCATGTTTATTGGATTGTGTTGGAGCATCCAAAAATACAGCTGACAAAGGTGATTTACTTCTGCCTAAATTCTCCCTAATCATCTTCTAAAATAGTCCTGGGCAAAGGTGTTGGACCTTCTGATTTTCCATGGAAGTAAATACAAATAGCTGTTAATGATTAATGATAAGGATGGTCAAGCATGAATTatgtataaaaagaaataaggCACAGGCTTCCTTAGGGAAAATACCTCACTATGGAAACTttcctataaaaatgttttgttttgtttttatttataatgaaaGCAAATTGGCACAATTCTAAATGATGACTGGCCCCCTCCACTGAAAATGCCCTTTCAACACTTAAAAAACAACTTGCTGAGTTTCCAAATTATGCTCATTATTTAGATTATACTCCACTTTCCACTGTCACTTTTTTAGCTTGAAAGATATTTACAAAGATGCAATTTTCCACAATATTCATCTCAGTTTACAAATTATGTTTCAGTGacaataaaagataaaagcTCACATCAAGCAATACTGATAAAATATTAAGCTAAAAGAGGAACAACAAACATTTGTCTGTAGCCTGTGCTGACTTTATGACAAAAGGAAAAATGGTAAAGGCTTCAGGGCAGAGATCATACTGGTTTCTGCACTGTGGAGTGAACTGGAGAGTATGACTTCTTCACTGGAAGGGACACCTCTTCACAAGTAATgttatacaaaaacattttattccatttaatttctagaaataattcaatttttgtCACAATTCTTCAATTTATCTTGTAGAAAGTGATCTGCACCAAACTTCCAAGATGTGTCATGTATAACAATTGGTGATTTTGCTTTTGCTCActgattaaatacatttcattggTTTGTATATTGAcagctgcaggatttgtttttaaaatagttttaaattaaatgtttaagtaAAATGTGCACAATTATGAATCTCAATCTCATTTTATGAATAATTTTTGTTTACAACAAGGAGGAAATGCACCTGAATTGCATTAGCTTTAGGCTGTCAAAATATTTGCattctaataaaaaaacacaagtgcATATTGCATACATTTTCAAAGCAAACATTTTACCTGGATAAGTCTATTCTTAGATTTCAAAGTTGatgttatatttaaaaagaaaatgaaagctttaagttacattttctgtacactgcagatatttaacttttgaaatttgtgaaataatcctaaaaaaaataatcagttcCGTGCTGATAAATTTACCATATTGACAGACCTTAATTAACAGATCTTTGTTAGTTAAGAAATATATACCTGGGTACCTTAGAGACCAGTTTATTCTCtctgtaaatattaaataaaagacaggtccttaaaaaaaaggaaagaaacattttcaatCTTCCTTTAAGACCATGTTTTTAACTAGTT
Above is a genomic segment from Lepisosteus oculatus isolate fLepOcu1 chromosome 1, fLepOcu1.hap2, whole genome shotgun sequence containing:
- the LOC138239175 gene encoding protein MGARP-like, whose amino-acid sequence is MVLCRAAWRKLAPLARMSVSAFSRNVPARQMSSGGVPGSSGTNLIYILLCGGSFTGAIYYSYKTLTSDKARFHDRVNEISTRPKDEWTPKPWPPKSKPNCLSIPFMCAICLPLA